In Cicer arietinum cultivar CDC Frontier isolate Library 1 chromosome 7, Cicar.CDCFrontier_v2.0, whole genome shotgun sequence, the genomic window CCTTACAGGAGATGTGATTATATATCTTAAAGATGGGATTGGAGTGGTCGGTGAAATTTCATATACGGATAATTCGAGCTGGACAAGGAGCCGTAGGTTCAGGCTCGGGGCAAGAGTAGTGGACAGCTTTGATGGTATTAGAATAAGAGAAGCAAAGACAGATTCATATATTGTCAGAGATCATAGAGGAGAATGTGAgtatttatctataaatatatatactaacCGTTTTTATGCTTAGATGCATGGAGTTTTAATCATTTCTGATACTATCACAATTGATTTTTTGCTGCAGTGTACAAGAAACACCACCCTCCAAGTCTATCGGATGAAGTTTGGAGACTGGAAAAGATAGGCAAAGACGGAGCTTTCCACAGGCGTTTGAGTCGTGAAAAGATCCGTACTGTTAAAGATTTTCTCACACTACTAAATCTCGATCCAGCAAAGCTACGAACTGTAAGAActaatttaatagaatttaaatATTTGCATGGGTGTATACTTTTTCCCGCTGGTTGGCAAACTTGTAATTTTGTAGCGTCTTAACATGTTTGTGATagattttatcttttaaagGATTGTTTGAAACACTTTCATAGGATGTTGTAGTTGATCATTGGTTTGGCTGTATCAAGTAAGACACCTCCTAGGTAATGGATTTAGATGTCGAGGAGGACGTCTAATATATCCCATGGGATTAATGGGAATCTTAAACATTCTTGTCAAATTTTCTGAAAGTAGATAAGAACAACTGGGTTTCTATAGGGAAAATGACCAAAGTACTCTGTTTGGGCATGCGTAGATACTCGGCACTGGGATGTCTGCAAAGATGTGGGAAGTAACTGTAGAGCATGCCCGGACTTGCGTCCTTGATACAACGAGGCACGTATCCTACACCGCTCATTCTCAACAACCTCACGTGGTCTTCAATGCTGTAGGGCAAGTGACAGGACTGCTCTCGGAATGCGAGTATGTCCATGTAGACAAGCTGTCTGAAACCGAAAAGGCATATATCTCTCTGATCACCTACTGCTTTTCTTCCCATTCACAGTTCACTTAATAACacttacaaatttgattttCCACTATCAGGATGATGCTCAAAACTCGGTTATTTCTGCACTTAGCCAATGCAATTTTGCTTCTTTTGAAGACGAGGCTTCCCTAATAGACGGATATTCACAGTTAACCAATGTACATTACTCCCCAAGCTCTCCGAGGACCGACGCATCAAGTGCCAACAAGCTTTTGGCTCCTCAAAAGACTGGAGGATTCAATTACACACAAGAAAGTGCGTCTTCTACAGATATCATGCCATCCATTTATTCCGTCGGTGGAACTAGTGGCTTGGACGACTATGGCTTGCCTAATTTTGACAGCATGGGCCTTAGATACGATCAGAATCTCAGTTTTCCAGTGCAAATCTCCAACTCTTTGATCTGTGACACAGATTCAATAGTCCGTGCTTTCGGTGACGAAGATCATCTGCAATTTTTCGATGCGGATCTTCAATCTCAGTGCCATATTGATGCAGATTTACAGAGTGCTGTTGATAGCTTTATGCTGGCACCGTCTACTACGTCTATGGCCAATGGTAAAGCTCGGAGGAGATGGAGAAAGGTCGTCAATGTTCTAAAATGGTTCGTAGTGTGGAAACGAGGAAACCAAATATATAGGTAAAAGATTTTGTACATTGTGCTCATGAATGCAACCCACAAAATGAATATTTTGCTGTGTTGATTGAGAAAAGTTACGGTTTCTCTTATAATGTAAATATACAACCTCTATGCATTGGCTCTTGTATTGTAGCTCGCCTGAGGTCAAAGAGTTGCTTTTTGTCCTtctaaaattgagttgtaaatactttattttacaGTCACGAGAGGATTTCTGATTGTTGGAAGATGCTTAGTGAGGTAGTaatataaatagtaataatttcAAGATCCCGAGACCTTTATTCTTGATCAATTTTTTCTGTAAGTATACACTTTGGCCAATAAAATCAGTTTTCAATGTTTGTTCCTGGTTAAAGTTGGACATTTTGATGGAGGAAACATTAGTTGAAAACTTGATTCATGAgctcagattttttttttcaattggcAATCATATGCCATTTTTCATCAACCTGGTAAATTTTCccattaaatgttttaatattgtACCTTGATTAAGAAAAAAGTGTGATCAGATTAGATGTTAATGATTTCCTAAAAATTAGGCAATAGGTCAACCGTgtatttaatttgaagtttAAAATTCTTGAGCTTACATAGTACCCATGTCAGAATATCTAACCAAAAATATAACCTTAAAAATGAAGCACTTGACAAATCCTAGAGACGTCAAATGGTGAAAATACAGACATAAAAATGCacttttctcaatttttttataaaaatttgctCAGTTTTCTAGTTTTATGAAGTAATTTGCTTTCAAGATTCATCacgtttatgtaaaaaaataaaaagtttttcacCTGATAAAAACTGGAGATGGAGATAACAATTTTTAATGGACAGTACCGAAATTGCCACattaacaaaatgattttttagataaaaaaaacaagagTTTAACAGATGGATTTACATTTATGATttctaaatcataataatatcatttgATAACAATACTAAGTAGCCAGGTCATACTTacagaaaataatattaaatgttagggtgaataaaaaattagactACTTTTGGTAGGGGCCGCGCGAACGCAGGCCCCCTCTGCCACAAATTATGATGTAGACTGTCCTACTTGAGGACATCTTAGGCGGGCACCCCTCCTTTGTGCAATGGAGGTCACCAACCTAGGCCATAGACCTTCATGATAATCCATTGACCCCATCCAGGTAAGTATGTTACAACGTTGCCACTTCCTCTATATTTATACTCTCTAAAACACTCTTGCATCTTTACTTTCACCAATGTGGGACTCAACTTACTCTCCAACTTCCCTTCTCACAGAACTGACTCATTCCCTATTGTTGTTTAATTACAGGGCATGGACCTCacattcataaattatattCCTCACACTGAAATTCATTCTTCATATTCTACTGTCTTTCTTAGATGCTTTTATCAATTCTGGGTTGGGCTAAAATTCTGTTTTTccgataaaattttagttaattatttgaggaatttcattttcaatatttGGGAAAAATTATACTTTCCCCCTTATTCCGTGGAGAAAGTTTAGTTGCATTTGAATTTTAAGTACTTGTCTGGCTTTGAAACATCTTGTTCATGTGAAATTGTGGTCGAGTTATTGGATTCTGAGGCATCATTTCTGTTCCTGAAAAACTGTAGTGTCTAAATATTTTATAGCTCTGCAGCACATGGTTCTATGTGAGTACAAGGTTCCAATATATAGATTATCTTAATTTGAATGGTGTATTTTGCAAACTTAAGAAAATGATGATAGACTTTCTATGTATTTCTTGACCAGGATGGGAAGGAAGAAAAGAATGGCAGAAAAGAAAGTTAAGGACACATTTTAGAAAGATCGAAATAGAGGATCTAAAACCATCATTTTGATACAGATTTGTCGGTTGAGGCATGACTATATAGatacacaaaaattaaaaatagcaGTAGTTCTAAATAGTAATCTGCAACTGCAATATAAACTTTTAGAAGTATCATACATTGCAACTTCAATTGGAGTCACATTAACCGTACTTAGACACAAAATCAAGATTCTCAACATATCTTCAACCGCGAATACAACCACAATTTAGGACTATATAAACACACATCTAAATTTATTCTTGGGACAACCCAACTACCATTTGATTATTTCTACTATCATTTTCAAACAAGGTGAACAAGAAATCTGTTATGTCACAAATGTAGTTAGTAATCTAAATATATACTCTCTTTTTGACACAATTAAGTAGGTAAGCTTTCTACTGCCAAATATGAGTGAGGATGTGGtaataattttatgtatatatgctTCTCCATATCCTCTTGTCATcttaatttctaaatttatgTGAAGTTCTTGCACTCTCAATAATCAATGTAGAATGAAGTATATGCAAAAGTATCATTCACTTAGTTATGTCTACGGTTTTTTGTTGACAGGTTATTCCTACGGTTATCAATCACAAACTTTTGTCATAATTCATATAACTTTGGACGAGCTCTTAAAGTTTAACACAATGGGCCACACTTGTTGCCTTTTTTTTGGGTCAAAAccactataaaatttaaattgggCAATGCATCCAGCGTTtttgactattttttttatccaaaCCATAAATCATTCGGctaatattttgaaaagataaaaagaaagataaaatcattactccatagttaagattttttttctttaaattttagttcaactcacaaatatcgatattattagATTTGAAATTGTCTCAGATTGAAATCCAGACAATTGTTTGTGGATTTATAGTGATATATATCATCTTTTATACcgataaaaaagaaatttttaaaaagtgcgATAAatcattgattaaaaaaaagaatatcatattgaaatatataatatttaaatgtatgtatgtattgataacattaaatattttttcaattaaaagttttttattttttagtttgtcTTCTTAGAATTTCAGCATAGGCTCTCCCCAGTGCAAGGGGTGGCCCAGAGCCGTTATCAGCTAGATCTCCACATTAAATCATCAAACTAGCCATTATGAGTACAGctaacatattattattaatattgttactATTATTTAGTTTAAGTCTTAAATGTAGGCCAATGAACATGATCACTAATTtgaaagggaaaaaaaagaAGCAAGCAAGAGAGAAATACTCATAAATTCATTCAAACCTCGAAGTTAGAATTTAAACTCTTAATTTGAGATGGCATCATTCACAGGCACTACACAGAAATGTAAAGTATGTGAAAAGAAAGTCTACTGGGTGGAACAACTCACTGCTGACAACAAAGTGTACCACAAGTCTTGCTTCAAATGCCACCACTGCAAGGGTACCCTCAAGGTGAGATCAAACAACATAAGTCCATATTTAATTTTCCCGATGCTtcgttaatttaaattaaatacatcaattttttaatttttttttttatattccgTTACGGATGGAGTACTATGTGACAATTTTCTGTTCAATaaagtttgaaataaataaataaataaataagttgtgTTAtgcatgaaaatgaaaatattattaatccTCTTTTTCTTATGCTTGGTGCAGCTGAGCAATTATTGTTCCTATGAGGGTGTTTTATATTGTAAGCCTCATTTTGATCAACTATTTAAAATGACTGGAAGTTTGGACAAAAGTTTTGAAGGTGAATGAATAGCTTCTAAATACTTGTTTCTTAAGCATATACATTTTTTTCTAAGTTCTAATAATACATACTTCTATTATTGCTTGTAGGTATAGCAAGAATTGCTAGATTTGAAAGATCTGCTGATCAGGTTTTCAGTCATTCTTAATGAACATAAACTACTAAAATTTCAGGATAGAGaccaaaccaaaatattttggTGTATGTGACAATTGATTTAGCGACctatttttcaaattagaaattaaatcaatcgcTAAAAGAGTTTGTGACCGATTTAAAGATCAATTTATGAAATGTCACTAAATCATTAGTTGTTTAGTCAATTTGACATTTTGGTCTCTAAATCAGTTATTGTAAGTCGAATTTTTGGTAGTAGGTTTTTGCTAACTGTCTCTTTAATTACCCCTGCACATAGTAAATTGTCTCTAGTAATCATGTAACAGGTCCAAGCG contains:
- the LOC101513422 gene encoding calmodulin-binding protein 60 A isoform X1 — its product is MSLKRGPDDNKSPEDKRRKPPPFCSVVREVMKLQSVRNLMEPILEPLVRRVVKEEVELALKKHLNSIKQTCGKGLNTSESRTFQLQFENSISLPVFTGARIEGEDGSNLRISLVDALTGKVVCTGPESSAKVEIVVLEGDFEEESDIWMPEDFKNNIVRERDGKKPLLTGDVIIYLKDGIGVVGEISYTDNSSWTRSRRFRLGARVVDSFDGIRIREAKTDSYIVRDHRGELYKKHHPPSLSDEVWRLEKIGKDGAFHRRLSREKIRTVKDFLTLLNLDPAKLRTILGTGMSAKMWEVTVEHARTCVLDTTRHVSYTAHSQQPHVVFNAVGQVTGLLSECEYVHVDKLSETEKDDAQNSVISALSQCNFASFEDEASLIDGYSQLTNVHYSPSSPRTDASSANKLLAPQKTGGFNYTQESASSTDIMPSIYSVGGTSGLDDYGLPNFDSMGLRYDQNLSFPVQISNSLICDTDSIVRAFGDEDHLQFFDADLQSQCHIDADLQSAVDSFMLAPSTTSMANGKARRRWRKVVNVLKWFVVWKRGNQIYR